A part of Arcobacter sp. F2176 genomic DNA contains:
- a CDS encoding sulfite exporter TauE/SafE family protein: MIFELLFLGLVTGFVSGFFGVGGGMILVPMLLLSGLVMKEAISISVVQMVFSSIFGSFLNSKKQSGILVDGIAIGSGGFLGGLCSGFVVAAFSNLTLQYIFILIMLASILKLFVTPAEHDKKEKNQSILLLVIIGAISGAIAMSVGAGGSIIITPILVGFMNYNLKRATTLGLFFVIFSSTAGFISLSFNGHMMYSQGIIVGLASLVGVYLGIKIKNKINIVSYKKYILILYTLTFSIMIYKTI; this comes from the coding sequence ATGATTTTTGAACTTCTATTTTTAGGACTTGTTACAGGTTTTGTTTCAGGTTTTTTTGGTGTTGGAGGAGGAATGATACTTGTTCCAATGCTTTTATTATCTGGATTAGTTATGAAAGAAGCCATATCTATTTCAGTTGTTCAAATGGTATTTAGTTCAATTTTTGGTTCATTTTTAAATAGTAAAAAACAATCAGGTATATTAGTTGATGGAATAGCCATTGGAAGTGGAGGCTTCTTAGGAGGTCTATGCTCAGGATTTGTAGTTGCTGCATTTTCAAATCTAACTTTGCAATATATATTTATATTAATTATGCTAGCTTCAATTTTAAAACTTTTTGTTACTCCTGCTGAACATGACAAAAAAGAAAAGAATCAATCTATATTATTACTTGTAATAATTGGTGCGATTTCAGGTGCGATTGCCATGAGTGTGGGTGCTGGTGGTTCTATAATTATAACTCCAATTTTAGTTGGATTTATGAATTATAATTTAAAAAGAGCAACAACCCTAGGACTATTTTTTGTAATCTTTTCTTCAACTGCTGGATTTATATCTTTAAGCTTCAATGGTCATATGATGTACTCTCAAGGAATAATAGTAGGTTTAGCCTCTTTAGTTGGTGTATATTTAGGTATAAAAATAAAAAATAAAATTAACATAGTCTCTTATAAAAAATATATTCTTATTTTGTATACCTTGACTTTTTCAATAATGATTTATAAAACTATTTAG
- a CDS encoding DEAD/DEAH box helicase, giving the protein MSFLKLKLSDKINKSLTESTYIKPTAIQEKVIPLILEHKDIIARAQTGSGKTASFVLPILNLWNNQNYEGKPKIRCLVLTPTRELALQVSTAFLTFSKYMNKKPKVVSVIGGESIGEQLLSIQKGCDVIVATTGRLLDILKKKQMDLSNLDFFVLDEADKMLDFGFEEELELLLEVLPKERQNLLFSATYPTKMLNIASKITQNPIEIFIENEETTVQSINQRVIEVNKENRSALLRHLIKEENWKQVLVFMANKRSCDNLASKFRKYGFEAESFHGDLVQEERNETLEDFKSNKIKVLFATDIAARGLHIDNISCVVNYDLPRAAADYIHRIGRTGRAGKSGIAVSFICHEDKEHFDLIEKRSDINLEKEQINGFELTGTPIEKTKGTAPVKGKRKSKKDKLREQALKKTK; this is encoded by the coding sequence ATGTCATTTTTAAAATTAAAACTATCAGATAAGATAAATAAATCACTTACTGAAAGTACCTATATTAAACCAACTGCAATTCAAGAAAAAGTAATTCCTTTAATATTAGAACATAAAGATATTATTGCAAGAGCACAAACTGGAAGTGGAAAAACTGCAAGTTTTGTTTTACCTATATTAAATCTTTGGAATAATCAAAATTATGAAGGAAAGCCAAAAATCAGATGTTTGGTTTTAACTCCAACAAGAGAGTTGGCATTACAAGTATCTACTGCTTTTTTAACATTTAGTAAATATATGAATAAGAAACCAAAAGTTGTAAGTGTTATTGGAGGGGAAAGTATTGGTGAACAGTTATTAAGTATTCAAAAAGGGTGTGATGTTATTGTCGCTACTACTGGAAGATTACTTGATATTTTAAAGAAAAAACAAATGGACTTATCAAATCTTGATTTTTTTGTTTTAGATGAAGCCGATAAAATGCTTGATTTTGGTTTTGAAGAAGAGTTAGAACTTTTATTAGAAGTTTTACCAAAAGAGCGTCAAAATCTTCTTTTCTCTGCAACTTATCCTACAAAGATGTTAAATATTGCCTCAAAAATAACACAAAATCCTATTGAAATATTTATTGAAAATGAAGAAACAACAGTTCAAAGTATAAATCAAAGGGTAATAGAAGTAAATAAAGAGAATAGAAGTGCTTTACTTAGACATTTGATAAAAGAAGAGAATTGGAAACAAGTTTTAGTTTTCATGGCAAATAAACGCTCATGTGACAATTTAGCTTCAAAATTTAGAAAATATGGTTTTGAGGCTGAGTCTTTTCATGGTGATTTAGTTCAAGAAGAGAGAAATGAGACTTTAGAAGATTTTAAATCAAATAAAATAAAAGTACTATTTGCTACAGATATAGCTGCCCGTGGATTGCATATAGATAATATTTCATGTGTGGTTAATTATGACTTACCAAGGGCTGCTGCTGATTATATTCATAGAATAGGAAGAACAGGAAGAGCAGGGAAGAGTGGTATTGCAGTCTCTTTTATATGCCATGAAGATAAAGAACATTTTGATTTAATTGAAAAACGAAGTGATATTAATCTTGAAAAAGAGCAAATAAATGGGTTTGAACTAACAGGAACTCCTATAGAAAAAACAAAAGGAACTGCTCCAGTAAAAGGTAAAAGAAAAAGTAAAAAAGATAAATTAAGAGAGCAAGCTTTAAAAAAGACTAAATAG
- the acnA gene encoding aconitate hydratase AcnA, with the protein MNILNSFEIENELFYYYDLKKVFSIYESLKELPISLKILLEENLRKASNDEEIEYIIDAFLTRKNSLINFYPSRIITQDFTILPSLIDLATLREEVKDTSEKIDKINPKLMVDLLFDYDLEHNCSQEDIQFQIKKNKEKYKFIKWAQNSFSNFRVIPPGSGICHQLNLEYLSTIIHLEQKDGKNYLFPETVLGSNSNSSITNSLGVLSYSVGGIDTQLSMLGYPIEFKLPKVLGVNIKGKLRRGVTSSDLVLYLKFRLKEHGIDNQIVEFLGDGLSELTLEDRSFLSNMASKYGAISFYFPIEDKTLLYFSNTKNSNEFSELIKIYLKNQELFFENKELSFDETIEINLSELEPIIFDYKDVENKVQVKELDNLHITKKGITLKDTSIVLASINTCTMVSNPYLLIHAGLVAKKAYELGVKVNENIKKVLIIKSHIVKNYLTKLELLSYFEYLGFDIIANECDTIYSLDERIEEEIRKYNLNVVSISSGNRHLKEKTHPLIKSSYLMSPSLVVAYTLTQTIKSNIIKEMKTCEFWPKNDLVIEYLNKLDFSFYNDIYKNIFLGDIFWQNIQISDNKTFDWDTNSIDIKQSNFINSDEDENNQIENAGILALLGDNIETKDISAQGQISLYSEAGNYLEQKGIKSFDYNTFETRCGNFEIMSRGMFDNVRLKNKMISKEGGFTKDFEKDEIVSIYELSQRFKQRQRPSVLFAGENFGMGKEIEWSIKGIKSLGIKAIIAKSFHKRYKFDLHCLGILALEFTEGEDINILAIKGDEVIDINLDEKVKTNSLYNLTISSNRGIIETKLNNSITKSNYKNNRNLNLLLNDLIAK; encoded by the coding sequence ATGAATATTCTTAATAGTTTTGAAATAGAAAATGAACTTTTTTATTATTATGATTTGAAAAAGGTTTTTTCAATATATGAAAGCTTAAAAGAACTTCCAATTTCTTTAAAAATACTATTAGAAGAGAATTTAAGAAAAGCATCAAATGATGAAGAAATAGAGTATATAATTGATGCTTTTTTAACTAGAAAAAACTCTTTAATTAATTTTTATCCTTCTCGAATTATTACCCAAGATTTTACAATACTTCCTTCTTTGATTGATTTGGCTACCTTAAGAGAAGAAGTAAAAGATACTTCAGAGAAAATAGACAAAATCAATCCTAAGCTTATGGTTGATTTACTTTTTGATTATGATTTAGAACACAATTGTTCGCAAGAAGATATCCAATTCCAAATAAAAAAAAATAAAGAGAAATATAAATTTATAAAATGGGCTCAAAATAGTTTTAGTAATTTTCGTGTTATTCCACCTGGTTCTGGAATTTGTCATCAATTAAACTTAGAATATTTATCTACAATTATTCATCTAGAACAAAAAGATGGAAAAAATTATTTGTTTCCTGAAACAGTTTTAGGTAGTAATTCAAATTCTTCTATTACAAACTCATTAGGAGTATTAAGTTATTCTGTGGGTGGAATAGATACTCAATTATCAATGTTAGGATATCCTATAGAGTTTAAGCTACCAAAAGTTCTAGGTGTAAACATCAAAGGAAAACTAAGAAGAGGGGTTACTTCATCTGATTTAGTATTATATTTAAAATTTAGATTAAAAGAACATGGAATAGATAATCAAATAGTTGAGTTCTTAGGTGATGGACTTTCTGAGTTAACACTAGAAGATAGATCTTTTTTATCTAATATGGCCTCAAAATATGGTGCGATTTCTTTTTATTTCCCAATAGAAGATAAAACACTATTATATTTTAGTAATACAAAAAATAGTAATGAATTCTCAGAACTTATTAAGATATACCTGAAAAATCAAGAACTTTTCTTTGAAAACAAAGAGTTGTCATTTGATGAAACTATTGAGATAAACTTAAGTGAGTTAGAACCTATTATTTTTGACTATAAAGATGTAGAAAATAAAGTACAAGTAAAAGAATTAGATAATCTACATATAACAAAAAAGGGAATAACTCTAAAGGATACATCTATTGTATTAGCTTCTATTAATACTTGTACAATGGTGTCAAATCCTTATTTATTGATACATGCTGGACTTGTGGCAAAAAAGGCTTATGAATTAGGAGTTAAAGTTAATGAAAATATAAAAAAAGTATTGATAATAAAATCTCATATTGTAAAAAATTATTTAACAAAACTAGAATTATTGAGCTACTTTGAATATTTAGGCTTTGATATTATTGCTAATGAGTGTGATACTATTTATTCATTAGATGAGAGAATAGAAGAAGAGATTAGAAAATATAATTTAAATGTTGTTTCAATAAGTTCTGGAAATAGACATTTAAAAGAAAAAACTCATCCTTTGATAAAATCAAGTTATCTTATGTCTCCATCTTTAGTTGTAGCGTATACATTAACACAAACAATAAAAAGCAATATTATTAAAGAAATGAAGACTTGTGAATTTTGGCCAAAGAATGATTTAGTAATTGAATATTTAAATAAATTAGATTTTAGTTTTTATAATGACATATATAAAAATATATTTTTAGGAGATATCTTTTGGCAAAATATACAAATATCTGATAATAAAACTTTTGATTGGGATACAAACTCCATAGATATAAAACAATCAAACTTTATAAATAGTGATGAAGATGAAAATAATCAAATTGAAAATGCAGGTATACTAGCACTTTTAGGAGATAATATAGAGACTAAAGATATTTCTGCTCAAGGACAAATATCTTTATATTCAGAAGCTGGTAATTATTTAGAACAAAAAGGTATAAAATCATTTGATTATAATACTTTTGAAACTAGATGTGGAAACTTTGAAATTATGTCAAGGGGAATGTTTGATAATGTAAGGCTTAAAAACAAAATGATTTCAAAAGAGGGTGGATTTACAAAAGATTTTGAAAAAGATGAAATAGTATCTATTTATGAACTATCTCAAAGATTTAAACAAAGACAAAGACCTTCAGTATTGTTTGCTGGTGAAAACTTTGGAATGGGTAAAGAAATAGAGTGGTCAATTAAAGGAATAAAATCACTTGGAATAAAAGCTATAATTGCAAAGTCTTTTCATAAAAGGTATAAATTTGATTTGCACTGTCTTGGAATATTGGCTTTAGAATTCACAGAAGGTGAAGATATAAATATATTAGCTATAAAAGGTGATGAGGTCATTGATATTAATTTAGATGAAAAAGTAAAAACAAATAGTTTATATAATTTAACAATAAGTTCAAATAGAGGAATTATTGAAACTAAGCTAAATAATAGTATTACTAAAAGCAATTATAAAAATAATAGGAACTTAAATTTATTATTAAATGACTTGATAGCAAAATAA
- a CDS encoding mechanosensitive ion channel family protein, whose translation MHNTKKYNLLKIILLLLLTINLFGNNLPIADTEVKNQQSDQTTDEIQTDENNTTNEVDPYDLGFIIKLIQSKNFKLNTDTQIEKIDNEMEKIVKNINKEIPYTFDEKSYNEKTKFLNSKINVNSKYDNNLAVSRDLLKITILENKKDFAQTINSIIDGKNSFKDKKYYISLINDSIEKLKNIDLNIFKKTASQISDLNDTLSTDFKTSLKTLEAQIKANLLVFNYLKSNMNEYRPSNFILDELSLKYVIKKIDSTSYIKNISEIFDYYFHISIGKIVILIFIFILFFIANRKILPFFTSLFNKKLSKKIKTLDISILDIIPSSFSFSVSILMYIFALQLSLFLLIDNASIVNKLVPWFTTVYLALLSYMFYRILTNYINLSSDKIFNDYPNMRKEMVDFILRILKILILICLLLFLLVQLGFDIKAIIASLGIGGIAVALAAKDTLTNFFGSLNIITDNSFSQGDWIEAGSVEGTVVDIRMRTTRIRTFANAMITVPNAQLANMSILNWSKRVIGRRIKMAIGITYGSKMSDIENLVIDIREMLQEHPSIASTKLNIDKKPYLLKKEDLIGIKNTTLVYIDEYADSSINILVYCFSRSPDWEDWLETKQDVIIKISQLVEKNNCSFAFPTQTIHLEKEI comes from the coding sequence ATGCACAATACAAAAAAATACAATTTATTGAAAATTATTTTACTTTTACTACTAACAATAAACCTCTTTGGAAATAATCTTCCCATAGCAGATACTGAGGTAAAAAATCAACAAAGTGATCAAACTACAGATGAGATACAAACAGATGAAAACAATACAACTAATGAAGTAGATCCTTATGATTTGGGTTTTATTATTAAACTTATTCAAAGTAAAAATTTTAAATTAAATACAGATACTCAAATTGAAAAAATCGATAATGAAATGGAAAAAATTGTAAAAAATATAAATAAAGAGATTCCTTATACTTTCGATGAAAAAAGTTACAATGAAAAAACTAAATTTTTAAATAGTAAAATAAATGTTAACTCTAAATATGACAACAATTTAGCTGTCTCAAGAGACCTCTTAAAAATAACCATATTAGAAAATAAAAAAGACTTTGCTCAAACAATCAATTCAATAATAGATGGAAAAAATTCCTTTAAAGATAAAAAGTATTATATTTCTTTAATTAATGATTCTATAGAAAAATTAAAGAATATTGATCTAAATATATTTAAAAAAACTGCTTCTCAAATAAGTGATTTAAATGATACTCTTTCTACTGATTTCAAAACTTCTTTGAAAACATTGGAAGCTCAAATAAAAGCAAATTTACTTGTATTTAATTACCTCAAATCAAATATGAATGAATATAGACCTAGTAATTTTATTTTAGATGAATTAAGTTTAAAATATGTGATTAAGAAAATTGATTCTACTAGTTATATAAAGAATATATCCGAAATATTTGATTATTACTTTCATATTTCAATAGGTAAAATTGTTATTCTAATCTTTATTTTTATACTTTTCTTTATAGCTAATAGAAAAATATTACCATTTTTTACAAGTTTATTTAATAAGAAATTATCAAAAAAAATAAAAACTCTTGATATCTCTATTTTAGATATTATTCCAAGTAGTTTTAGTTTTTCTGTTTCTATTCTTATGTATATTTTTGCTTTGCAATTATCTCTTTTTTTACTTATTGATAATGCAAGTATAGTAAATAAACTTGTTCCTTGGTTCACTACAGTTTATTTAGCACTTTTATCTTATATGTTTTATAGAATATTAACAAATTATATAAATCTTTCATCGGATAAAATATTTAATGATTATCCAAATATGCGAAAAGAGATGGTAGATTTTATTTTAAGAATTCTAAAAATATTAATACTTATTTGTCTACTTCTATTTTTATTAGTCCAATTAGGTTTTGATATTAAAGCTATTATTGCTTCACTTGGTATTGGTGGTATAGCAGTTGCACTTGCTGCAAAAGATACACTTACAAACTTCTTTGGATCATTAAATATTATTACTGATAATTCCTTTTCTCAAGGGGATTGGATAGAAGCTGGAAGTGTTGAAGGAACTGTTGTTGATATAAGAATGAGAACAACAAGAATTAGAACCTTTGCAAATGCAATGATAACAGTACCAAATGCTCAATTAGCAAATATGTCAATATTAAACTGGTCAAAAAGAGTAATTGGAAGAAGAATCAAAATGGCAATAGGAATTACTTATGGAAGTAAAATGAGTGATATTGAGAATCTAGTCATTGACATTAGAGAGATGTTACAAGAACACCCATCAATTGCAAGTACAAAGTTAAATATTGATAAAAAACCTTATTTATTAAAAAAAGAAGATTTAATTGGTATAAAAAACACTACTTTAGTCTACATTGATGAATATGCAGATAGTTCAATAAATATATTAGTATATTGTTTTAGTAGAAGTCCTGACTGGGAAGATTGGCTAGAAACAAAACAAGATGTTATCATAAAGATTTCACAATTAGTAGAGAAAAATAATTGTTCGTTTGCTTTCCCTACTCAAACTATACATTTAGAAAAAGAAATTTAA
- the uvrA gene encoding excinuclease ABC subunit UvrA — MTDSIKIFNAKENNLKNVNLEIPKNKLIVFTGLSGSGKSTLAFDTLYAEGQRRYIESLSAYARQFLDKVGKPDVERIEGLTPAIAIDQKTTSKNPRSTVGTITEVYDYFRLLYARVGTQHCHKCGKPISKMSASDVIEQVLQLPEESKIVILAPLVNRKKGSFADMLESLRTKGYVRAIIDGVMVRLDEEVELEKNKMHTIKVVIDRVVVKAENKDRIAQDVEKGLKESFGELEVEIMNHEEVGTEKHIHYSEHMACFDCKISFEPLEPLTFSFNSPKGACPSCDGLGIRYALDMKKVINESLSIDDGAIRVIYGFNKGYYFKMLKAHCEAAGIDTSVPFDTLEEHQKKSILHGGVEDAVFTWKRHQLTRKWEGIVKIAYDMIKDEKDLGEYMTEKACSDCGGNRLKPSSQAVKVANKTISEIITLPIDDAFKFFHDEENFKYFSDQSKMISAPILKEIKERIFFLNDVGLGYITLGRDARTISGGEAQRIRVASQIGSGLTGVMYVLDEPSIGLHERDTNKLIKTLRALQEKGNTVIVVEHDKETIEAADYIVDIGPNAGKYGGEIVFAGTLKQMMKAKTLTAQYVTGKKKIDYVHNRPQEKFIEIQNVTINNIKNLDVQIPLKNLCAITGVSGSGKSSLILQTLLPVAKELLNHARKVNKVDGVSIEGLEDLDKVIYLDQSPIGRTPRSNPATYTGLMDEIRVLFSKTKEAQLRGYQIGRFSFNVKGGRCEKCQGEGEIKIEMHFLPDIMVKCDECHGKRYNAQTLEILYKGKSISDVLNMSVDEAIEFFKKVPKIFAKLETLQNVGLGYITLGQNAVTLSGGEAQRIKLSKELSKKDTGNTLYVLDEPTTGLHFADVDRLTKVLHHLVDLGNSVLVIEHNLDIIKNSDWVIDMGPEGGSKGGQIVDMGTPEQIATNHKKTGSYTGYYLDKELNS, encoded by the coding sequence ATGACAGATTCAATAAAAATATTTAATGCAAAAGAAAATAATTTAAAAAATGTAAATTTAGAAATACCAAAAAATAAACTAATAGTTTTTACAGGTCTTAGTGGTTCTGGTAAATCAACTCTAGCTTTTGATACACTTTATGCTGAAGGTCAAAGAAGATATATAGAATCATTATCTGCATATGCTAGACAATTTTTAGATAAAGTTGGAAAACCTGATGTTGAAAGAATAGAAGGATTAACTCCGGCTATTGCAATTGACCAAAAAACAACATCAAAAAATCCAAGATCAACAGTTGGGACTATTACAGAAGTTTATGATTATTTTAGACTTTTATATGCAAGAGTTGGAACCCAACACTGCCATAAATGTGGGAAACCTATTTCAAAGATGAGTGCTTCAGATGTAATTGAGCAAGTATTACAATTACCAGAAGAGTCAAAAATAGTAATTCTTGCACCTTTAGTAAATAGAAAAAAAGGTTCCTTTGCAGATATGCTTGAGAGTCTACGAACTAAGGGATATGTAAGAGCTATAATTGATGGAGTAATGGTTAGACTTGATGAAGAAGTTGAACTAGAAAAAAATAAAATGCACACTATCAAAGTAGTAATTGATAGAGTTGTTGTAAAAGCTGAAAACAAAGATAGAATTGCACAAGATGTTGAAAAAGGGCTAAAAGAGAGTTTTGGAGAACTAGAAGTTGAGATTATGAACCATGAAGAAGTAGGTACTGAAAAACATATTCATTACTCTGAACACATGGCTTGTTTTGATTGTAAGATCTCTTTTGAACCTCTTGAACCATTAACTTTCTCTTTTAACTCACCAAAAGGTGCTTGCCCATCTTGTGATGGTTTAGGAATTAGATATGCCCTTGATATGAAAAAAGTAATTAATGAGAGTCTAAGCATTGATGATGGAGCAATTAGAGTAATTTATGGTTTTAACAAAGGTTATTACTTTAAGATGTTAAAAGCTCATTGTGAGGCAGCTGGTATTGATACTTCAGTTCCTTTTGATACATTAGAAGAGCATCAAAAAAAATCTATACTTCATGGTGGAGTTGAAGATGCTGTATTTACATGGAAAAGACACCAACTTACAAGAAAATGGGAAGGTATTGTTAAAATTGCCTATGACATGATAAAAGATGAAAAAGATTTAGGCGAGTATATGACTGAAAAAGCTTGTAGTGATTGTGGAGGAAATAGATTAAAACCTTCATCTCAAGCAGTAAAAGTTGCTAATAAAACTATTTCAGAAATTATTACTTTACCTATTGATGATGCATTTAAATTTTTCCATGATGAAGAAAACTTCAAATATTTTTCTGACCAATCAAAAATGATTTCAGCTCCAATTTTAAAAGAGATAAAAGAGAGAATCTTTTTTCTAAATGATGTTGGGTTAGGATATATAACTTTAGGAAGAGATGCAAGAACAATTAGTGGAGGAGAAGCACAAAGAATAAGAGTAGCTTCTCAAATTGGTTCAGGACTTACAGGGGTAATGTATGTATTAGATGAACCATCTATTGGATTACATGAAAGAGATACAAATAAACTTATAAAAACACTTAGAGCTTTACAAGAAAAAGGTAATACAGTAATAGTAGTTGAACATGATAAAGAGACAATAGAAGCTGCTGATTATATTGTAGATATTGGACCAAATGCTGGTAAATATGGAGGAGAGATTGTATTTGCAGGAACATTAAAACAGATGATGAAAGCAAAAACTTTAACTGCTCAATATGTAACTGGAAAGAAAAAAATAGATTATGTGCATAATAGACCTCAAGAAAAATTTATTGAAATACAAAATGTAACAATAAATAATATCAAAAACCTTGATGTTCAAATTCCACTTAAAAATCTATGTGCAATCACAGGAGTAAGTGGAAGTGGTAAATCATCACTTATTTTACAAACCCTACTTCCAGTTGCAAAAGAGCTTTTAAATCATGCAAGAAAAGTAAATAAAGTGGATGGTGTTTCTATTGAAGGACTTGAAGATCTTGATAAAGTTATCTATCTTGACCAATCACCAATTGGAAGAACACCAAGAAGTAATCCAGCAACTTATACAGGATTAATGGATGAAATTAGAGTTCTTTTCTCAAAAACAAAAGAGGCACAACTTAGAGGTTATCAAATAGGAAGATTCTCATTTAATGTAAAAGGTGGAAGATGTGAGAAATGTCAAGGTGAAGGTGAAATAAAAATAGAGATGCACTTCCTACCCGATATTATGGTTAAATGTGATGAATGTCATGGTAAAAGATACAATGCACAAACTTTAGAAATACTTTATAAAGGAAAATCAATATCAGATGTACTTAATATGAGTGTTGATGAAGCAATTGAATTTTTCAAAAAAGTTCCAAAAATATTTGCTAAATTAGAAACTTTACAAAATGTTGGTTTAGGATACATTACTTTAGGGCAAAATGCTGTGACACTTTCAGGTGGAGAAGCACAAAGAATAAAATTAAGTAAAGAGCTAAGTAAAAAAGATACGGGAAATACTCTTTATGTACTAGATGAACCAACAACTGGATTACATTTTGCAGATGTTGATAGACTTACAAAAGTATTACATCACCTTGTTGATTTAGGAAATTCAGTGCTTGTAATCGAACACAATCTTGACATTATAAAAAATTCTGATTGGGTTATTGATATGGGACCTGAAGGTGGAAGCAAAGGTGGGCAAATAGTTGATATGGGTACACCAGAACAAATAGCAACAAACCATAAAAAAACAGGTTCATATACAGGGTATTATTTAGATAAAGAACTTAATTCTTGA
- a CDS encoding DUF309 domain-containing protein, which produces MSIDGFIKAVKEEKFVEAHELLEEEWRYYKRIEEKSKAKAVQGLINGATALALYRKKRVDAYKRVWEVFKKYNYLLEELDNNKKYHEASNLLELKNNSIVN; this is translated from the coding sequence TTGAGTATAGATGGATTTATAAAAGCAGTTAAAGAAGAGAAATTTGTGGAAGCCCATGAATTATTAGAAGAAGAGTGGAGATATTACAAACGAATAGAAGAAAAATCTAAAGCAAAAGCAGTTCAAGGTCTTATTAATGGAGCTACTGCCTTGGCTTTATATAGAAAAAAAAGAGTTGATGCTTATAAAAGAGTTTGGGAAGTATTTAAAAAATATAATTATTTGTTAGAAGAATTAGATAACAATAAAAAATATCATGAAGCAAGTAACTTATTAGAATTGAAAAACAATTCTATAGTTAACTAG
- a CDS encoding flagellin translates to MEFGPIPALNEFQMDSVKKYEIVNEINPTKKVDNDQQPKEVQSVQDKIAEEVKTNKVKKGDFSTYNEVTLTNLSFGYNEESKDFFVKVQRGDFEAQYPTDEMMRLKAFMISSNENEAS, encoded by the coding sequence ATGGAATTTGGACCAATACCAGCACTGAATGAATTTCAGATGGATAGTGTTAAAAAATATGAAATAGTAAATGAAATAAATCCTACTAAAAAAGTTGATAATGACCAACAACCTAAAGAAGTTCAAAGTGTTCAAGATAAAATAGCAGAAGAAGTTAAAACAAATAAAGTTAAAAAAGGAGACTTCTCTACATATAATGAAGTAACTTTGACCAACTTAAGTTTTGGCTATAATGAAGAATCAAAAGATTTTTTTGTAAAAGTACAAAGAGGTGATTTTGAAGCTCAATATCCTACAGATGAGATGATGAGATTAAAAGCATTTATGATAAGCTCAAATGAAAATGAAGCTAGTTAA
- a CDS encoding CNNM domain-containing protein → MELLILLFVLVIGVSFLCSVLESIILSLNVSYISVIEKEKPKSGKLLKSLKQDIDKSIASILILNTIANTLGATAIGVQANAIFGGESSFVIIISIILTFLILFVAEIIPKTIGAVYWKQLAPLAAIVIRFCIFITYPIIIVTQFVTKKIANGDFSSDSISREELIHSTLLSEEEGIIGDLESDIIENTLTLHSIKVKEILTPRSVMYAIEKNTKIKDILEDKRTYKFSRVPIYDGTIDNVVGIVLTKKIFKQAIRDSEVTIDSIMGPVFALNENIPVSKVLNTFIKKREHMFVVLDNYDQTEGIVTLEDCIETLLGLEIMDESDTIADMRKLALTKMKNKRKEREKRRANLA, encoded by the coding sequence ATGGAACTTCTAATATTACTATTTGTTTTAGTTATCGGTGTTTCATTTTTGTGCTCTGTCTTAGAGTCAATTATTCTTTCGTTAAATGTTTCTTATATTTCTGTTATAGAAAAAGAAAAACCAAAATCTGGTAAACTTCTAAAAAGTCTAAAACAAGATATAGATAAATCAATTGCATCAATTCTAATCTTAAATACTATTGCAAATACACTTGGGGCAACAGCTATTGGTGTACAGGCAAATGCGATATTTGGTGGTGAATCATCTTTTGTCATTATTATTTCTATTATTTTGACATTCTTAATACTTTTTGTTGCAGAAATTATTCCAAAAACAATTGGAGCAGTTTACTGGAAACAATTAGCACCTCTTGCAGCAATTGTTATTAGATTCTGTATTTTTATAACTTATCCAATAATTATAGTAACTCAATTTGTAACAAAGAAAATTGCTAATGGTGATTTTTCAAGTGATTCCATTTCAAGGGAAGAATTAATTCACTCAACTCTTTTAAGCGAAGAAGAAGGTATTATTGGAGATTTAGAATCTGATATTATTGAAAATACTTTAACACTACATAGTATAAAAGTAAAAGAAATTTTAACACCTAGATCTGTAATGTATGCAATTGAAAAAAATACAAAAATAAAAGATATTTTAGAAGATAAAAGAACATACAAATTCTCAAGGGTTCCAATATATGATGGAACAATTGACAATGTGGTAGGAATTGTTCTAACTAAAAAAATATTTAAACAAGCAATTAGAGATAGCGAAGTGACAATAGATTCTATTATGGGACCTGTTTTTGCTTTAAATGAAAATATTCCAGTCTCAAAAGTATTAAATACTTTTATCAAAAAAAGAGAACATATGTTTGTTGTACTTGATAATTATGATCAAACAGAAGGTATAGTTACCCTTGAAGATTGTATTGAGACATTGCTTGGATTAGAAATAATGGATGAATCAGACACAATTGCTGATATGAGAAAACTTGCTTTAACAAAAATGAAAAACAAAAGAAAAGAGAGAGAAAAAAGAAGAGCTAATTTAGCTTAG